A window of the Carassius gibelio isolate Cgi1373 ecotype wild population from Czech Republic chromosome B16, carGib1.2-hapl.c, whole genome shotgun sequence genome harbors these coding sequences:
- the ccdc12 gene encoding coiled-coil domain-containing protein 12 codes for MEKPVGSLQEQALKRKERLKALRDRQLQGQASEDGEPERKRALEDSEAEDRHRELKLRNYTPEDEELKERQVPKAKPASVEDKVKDQLEAANPEPVIEEVDLANLAPRKPDWDLKRDVAKKLEKLERRTQKAIAELIRDRLKGSEEELAGAVGAVGAVGVQEGDSD; via the exons atgGAGAAGCCTGTGGGTTCTTTACAAGAGCaagctttaaaaagaaaagaaagattaaAAGCTCTACGAGACCGGCAACTTCAA GGACAGGCATCTGAGGATGGAGAGCCTGAGAGAAAAAGAGCTCTGGAAGACTCTGAGGCGGAGGACAgacacag AGAGCTGAAGCTGAGGAATTACACGCCGGAGGACGAGGAGCTGAAGGAGCGACAGGTGCCCAAAGCAAAACCTGCATCAG TGGAGGACAAGGTCAAGGACCAGCTGGAAGCTGCAAACCCAGAGCCTGTGATTGAGGAAGTG GATCTGGCCAATCTTGCCCCCAGAAAACCAGACTG GGATCTAAAGAGGGACGTTGCCAAGAAGCTTGAGAAATTAGAGAGGCGAACACAGAAAGCCATTGCTGAACTTATAC GTGACCGGCTCAAGGGAAGTGAGGAAGAGCTGGCTGGAGCGGTCGGAGCGGTCGGAGCGGTCGGCGTGCAAGAGGGAGACTCGGATTAA